A DNA window from Planctomycetaceae bacterium contains the following coding sequences:
- a CDS encoding nucleoside monophosphate kinase, producing the protein MSSDQRYRCVLLFGPPGVGKGTQGKILANIPGFFHLSVGDVFRAIDIGSANGKEVYNYISRGELVPDELTIKIWKKAVDAYVALSWFKPREDLLVLDGMPRNIQQVEMVKPYLEIHRIIYLECVDQEDMVHRIRRRAIRENRTDDANEEVIRHRFQVYSNTTAQVLEKYDQQIINRIDCNGSPAEVLRAILDVTIPVQNEHFRSNR; encoded by the coding sequence ATGTCCTCCGACCAACGATACCGCTGCGTTCTGCTGTTCGGCCCTCCCGGAGTTGGAAAGGGTACTCAGGGAAAAATCCTGGCCAACATTCCCGGCTTCTTTCATTTGTCCGTCGGCGATGTTTTCCGGGCCATAGACATCGGTTCAGCGAACGGTAAAGAGGTCTACAACTACATCTCCCGCGGCGAACTGGTTCCCGATGAGTTGACGATCAAGATCTGGAAGAAAGCGGTCGACGCCTACGTCGCGCTGTCGTGGTTCAAGCCTCGCGAAGACCTGCTGGTGCTGGACGGAATGCCGCGCAACATTCAGCAGGTGGAAATGGTCAAGCCGTACCTGGAAATTCATCGCATCATCTATCTGGAATGCGTTGATCAGGAAGACATGGTTCACCGCATTCGTCGGCGGGCGATCCGGGAAAATCGTACCGATGACGCCAACGAAGAAGTCATTCGGCATCGGTTTCAGGTGTACTCAAACACGACCGCTCAGGTTCTGGAAAAGTACGATCAGCAGATCATCAACCGCATAGACTGCAACGGATCACCCGCCGAAGTGCTTCGAGCAATCCTGGATGTGACCATTCCCGTGCAGAACGAGCACTTCCGGTCAAATCGGTAA